The following coding sequences are from one Manis pentadactyla isolate mManPen7 chromosome 13, mManPen7.hap1, whole genome shotgun sequence window:
- the LOC118929543 gene encoding olfactory receptor 5V1-like, translating into MDNYNLTPVTHFIPAGLSDLPEVHYPLFVVFVITYQITLVGNGAILLAIGTEKKLCTPTYYFLDNLSLLDILCPSAIIPKMLDNLLTGNHSISFLGCALQLYFPVALTGTEVFLLTVMAYDRYVAICFPLHYTLIMTKGHCAQLAAGTWATGFLNSLLHTVSTFQLYFCKSKRVNQYYCDITQLVALSCSSTYMAEMLVFIVGGILAISAFLITIISYIYIISTILKIQSVEGKQKALSTCASRLLVVCLFYGTAIFTYIRPSSSDHSPDRDRLIAMLYGVIIPMLNPMIYRLRNTEVKGALGRVLCHRPCLH; encoded by the coding sequence ATGGACAACTACAATCTCACCCCCGTGACTCACTTTATTCCCGCCGGGCTCTCTGACCTCCCCGAGGTGCACTATCCTCTCTTTGTGGTCTTTGTCATCACCTACCAGATCACCTTGGTGGGAAACGGGGCCATTCTCTTGGCCATCGGGACAGAGAAGAAGCTGTGCACACCCACGTATTACTTTCTGGACAATCTGTCCCTCTTAGACATATTGTGCCCATCAGCTATCATCCCCAAGATGCTGGACAACCTCCTGACTGGGAATCACAGCATTTCCTTCCTGGGCTGTGCTTTGCAGCTTTATTTCCCGGTGGCCCTGACGGGGACTGAGGTCTTCCTTCTCACTGTAATGGCTTATGACCGGTATGTGGCCATCTGCTTCCCCCTCCATTACACCCTCATCATGACAAAGGGTCACTGTGCACAGCTAGCAGCTGGGACCTGGGCTACAGGGTTTCTCAATTCCCTCCTCCACACAGTGTCCACCTTCCAACTGTATTTCTGCAAGTCCAAGCGTGTTAACCAGTACTATTGTGACATCACCCAACTGGTGGCTCTCTCCTGCTCATCCACCTACATGGCAGAAATGCTTGTTTTCATCGTAGGAGGTATCTTGGCAATCAGTGCCTTCCTAATTACCATCATCTCTTACATTTACATCATATCCACCATCCTAAAGATTCAGTCTGTGGAAGGGAAGCAGAAAGCCTTGTCCACATGTGCCTCCCGCCTCCTGGTGGTCTGTTTGTTCTATGGCACAGCTATCTTCACCTACATTCGTCCCTCTTCAAGTGACCACTCCCCAGACAGGGACAGACTCATCGCCATGCTCTACGGAGTTATCATCCCAATGCTAAACCCCATGATCTACAGATTGAGGAACACAGAGGTGAAAGGGGCACTTGGCAGGGTCTTATGTCATAGACCATGTTTACATTAA